A single region of the Apodemus sylvaticus chromosome 7, mApoSyl1.1, whole genome shotgun sequence genome encodes:
- the Sln gene encoding sarcolipin → MERSTQELFINFTVVLITVLLMWLLVRSYQY, encoded by the coding sequence ATGGAGCGGTCTACCCAGGAGCTGTTTATCAACTTCACAGTTGTCCTGATCACTGTTCTCCTTATGTGGCTCCTCGTGAGATCCTACCAATACTGA